From a single Pseudomonas triticicola genomic region:
- a CDS encoding LysR family transcriptional regulator, whose translation MSFTEPAGRPGAADYQTPQTSPEPWLNQAATIDSEVAQYFLVSARCGCFMQAARSLNVRSTLLRKQLAQLEQQLQHSLFSFQGSALTLTREGQQLQARLSTLAHQRKLPVIEQPLIRLAIAESILHDILGRDLIALLRRNASLRLEIIALDSELSLRAVSADIVLWLAPSDASNPGPTFATSEPQHLARIEYLPHIAKRYSRVTARPETPDDLADFMLVQWQHDRQVQSFRPWNELVEQRLAGVVQMQSYELMLEMIRCSACIGLLPAYMSRFDRGLIALPGLFAEPMQLHAWLAINAESQHTPEIQALTELIQQTFNERHEWFQP comes from the coding sequence ATGTCATTCACCGAACCCGCAGGACGCCCGGGCGCCGCTGATTACCAAACGCCCCAAACCAGCCCCGAACCCTGGCTCAACCAGGCCGCGACCATCGACAGCGAAGTCGCCCAATACTTCCTCGTCAGCGCCCGCTGCGGCTGCTTCATGCAAGCCGCGCGTAGCCTCAATGTGCGCTCGACGCTGCTGCGCAAACAACTCGCGCAACTCGAACAACAACTGCAACACAGCCTGTTCAGCTTCCAGGGCAGCGCCCTAACGCTCACCCGCGAAGGCCAACAGTTGCAGGCCCGACTCAGCACCCTGGCCCACCAACGCAAACTCCCGGTCATCGAACAACCCCTGATCCGCCTCGCCATCGCCGAATCCATCCTCCACGACATCCTCGGCCGCGACCTCATCGCATTGCTGCGGCGCAACGCCAGCCTGCGTCTGGAAATTATCGCCCTGGATAGCGAACTGTCATTGCGTGCGGTCAGCGCCGACATTGTCCTCTGGCTGGCGCCCAGCGATGCTTCAAACCCTGGTCCCACCTTCGCCACCAGCGAACCGCAACACCTCGCGCGAATTGAATATCTGCCGCACATTGCCAAGCGCTATTCACGGGTGACGGCGCGCCCGGAAACGCCGGATGATCTGGCGGATTTCATGCTGGTGCAGTGGCAGCATGATCGACAGGTTCAGAGTTTTCGCCCGTGGAATGAATTGGTCGAGCAGCGGTTGGCCGGAGTCGTGCAGATGCAATCTTATGAACTCATGCTCGAGATGATTCGCTGCAGCGCATGCATCGGTTTGCTGCCGGCATACATGAGCCGCTTCGACCGAGGCCTCATCGCATTGCCCGGATTATTCGCCGAACCGATGCAGCTACACGCCTGGCTCGCGATCAACGCTGAATCGCAACA
- a CDS encoding peptidylprolyl isomerase, with translation MKKPAMVIGAGALALLVVAVALVLRPGSDPVAAQQPSPVMAVAAGPAVARLGNQQVSPEELQALLATVPAQTREQLRGNREALERWIRTRLAEKAVLEQADAQGWAQRPDIARQTRAATEQIVFRDYLRSVSQVPAEYPSAAELQQAYDAGKANWQTPALYRVSQIFLAVNDSASLETVRKQAAELSKKAQSAPADFAALATQYSQDRVTAERGGDTGLQPLQQLVPEVRGAVARLKVGAVSDPVQSAAGFHVIKLTEQQPARTATLEELRDQLTQALRAQRQEQIAQAYLDGMLNTATLSIDGAELNKILEGKY, from the coding sequence GTGAAAAAGCCTGCCATGGTGATCGGCGCCGGAGCGCTGGCGTTGTTGGTGGTGGCCGTGGCGCTGGTGCTGCGACCGGGCAGTGACCCGGTCGCCGCCCAGCAGCCGTCGCCGGTGATGGCGGTTGCAGCCGGGCCAGCGGTCGCGCGGTTGGGCAATCAGCAGGTTTCGCCAGAGGAATTGCAGGCGCTGCTGGCCACTGTCCCGGCGCAAACCCGCGAACAACTGCGCGGCAACCGTGAGGCGCTGGAGCGCTGGATTCGTACGCGACTGGCGGAAAAAGCCGTTCTGGAACAGGCCGATGCGCAGGGTTGGGCGCAGCGGCCAGACATCGCCCGGCAGACTCGCGCGGCGACTGAGCAGATCGTGTTCCGTGATTATTTGCGCTCGGTGAGTCAGGTGCCGGCGGAGTATCCGAGCGCGGCTGAGTTGCAGCAGGCGTATGACGCGGGGAAGGCCAACTGGCAGACGCCGGCGTTGTATCGGGTCAGTCAGATTTTCCTTGCTGTCAATGATTCCGCTTCGTTGGAAACCGTGCGTAAACAGGCCGCTGAATTGAGCAAGAAGGCGCAGTCGGCACCCGCTGATTTTGCGGCGCTCGCTACGCAATATTCGCAGGATCGCGTGACGGCAGAGCGGGGTGGTGATACCGGCCTGCAACCGTTGCAGCAACTGGTGCCGGAAGTACGTGGCGCCGTGGCGCGGCTCAAGGTAGGCGCGGTTTCCGATCCCGTGCAGAGCGCCGCCGGATTTCACGTGATCAAACTCACCGAACAACAACCGGCCCGCACCGCGACGCTGGAGGAGCTGCGCGACCAACTGACCCAGGCCCTGCGTGCACAACGCCAGGAACAGATCGCCCAAGCGTATCTGGACGGCATGCTCAACACCGCCACCCTGAGCATCGATGGCGCCGAACTGAACAAAATCCTCGAGGGAAAATACTGA
- a CDS encoding YbjN domain-containing protein — MTQLITHVSPQSLTDVLQAAGYRVNQSEQNGIVQLLSASQGIGYAVRFGNPALEQGSFVDFTFSCALRVQGDLPQGVAEQWNATRRFARLSLQGEFLVMEMDVVVAAGVSNEHLRGNLELWDRLLQEFIVYLRDFSQTAASQTAKSAVAEQEEVAL, encoded by the coding sequence ATGACTCAACTGATCACCCACGTTTCCCCGCAATCGCTGACCGACGTCCTGCAAGCAGCCGGTTATCGCGTTAACCAGAGCGAACAGAACGGCATCGTCCAATTGCTCAGCGCCAGTCAGGGCATCGGCTACGCCGTGCGTTTCGGCAACCCGGCGCTGGAGCAGGGCAGCTTTGTCGATTTCACTTTCAGCTGTGCCCTGCGCGTGCAAGGTGATTTGCCCCAGGGCGTGGCCGAGCAGTGGAACGCGACACGACGGTTTGCGCGGTTGTCGTTGCAGGGTGAGTTTCTGGTCATGGAGATGGACGTGGTCGTGGCTGCAGGCGTGAGCAACGAGCATCTGCGCGGCAACCTGGAACTTTGGGATCGCCTGTTGCAGGAATTCATCGTTTACCTGCGCGACTTCAGCCAGACCGCTGCTTCGCAAACCGCCAAATCCGCTGTTGCCGAACAAGAGGAAGTCGCACTGTGA